One part of the Asterias amurensis chromosome 11, ASM3211899v1 genome encodes these proteins:
- the LOC139944289 gene encoding transmembrane channel-like protein 7, with the protein MADRKRKRNVPPASTRSPARPAPTATPTRTPQPQSLYEHGNSSHYSRRPNSDTSMVTVGQDFQQLDPRYAQQIQVPQQQQDNIPFRHSPRGSPIPNGRSSPRPDGRVSPHPSGRVSPHPSGRVSPHPSGRVSPHPSGRVSPRPVSPRPRSPRPSTRNSPRIRDRRSARLAMGDGNDIGLSLGDIEMGTVNPAFLEAGSPTLSPNETRRYSSDSSASYRSSNPDEDEIIERELIAANLQDPTSVIGMLPSRQLGRTLSSATSNNKWLRQRSRKSLKRGRSMSGRHTNDNIGMEMMIDRILSDEDMTDGTGRATLRRKKTIKGIQGSMETKRRVREQCERRSDKRKTKSVGWFKYWRYQVSYAWESFKESLSNLTYSFELWRDPIKKIEGNFGSGVTSYFVLLKWLLLLNIPVFIISFGFITIPQLVYQPSASQENPESFTGAEILTGEGWLTNTELYYGYYTNETFNKIGSTYWNMPVAYLFASSGYLLLIFIVLAQGMSKTYREYYITGDRSHNFYTSKVFSGWDYSITSESTSQLKQRSNYLELAEQLASHHVRRNQNCGAYCLKILLRLFMNIVVLGIIAGASYLIFHVYREKTFATDIPVIGDLAIALFVSVYNLVLPYIFSVIGYIEKYENPRTTLYFSLFRTFLMKATILIVLVYHWFNQFDQCDGNSAGALPCECWETFLGTEVYKLVIVDLIIQTLSTFFLEFIRRIGRDYFCKWFASPEFDIARNTMDLIQSQTYTWIGMFFAPLLMIICIVKLILLFYIKQLSVLYNCKPSLHPWRAGLAQTLFILILFLMYAICVCCVGYSMVNTKPSMECGPFRGLNSPFDVWTQLVNKWDESQKVWKFIITFMTTQGVVAGLIILLCLAVYYFKTLTEGRRATVKRLKQQITLEGKDKLFLLKMLQNAIKNRTSINRGASTSAEAAAAIPPPMVKQKPKKSHAKIRTGHTALSPQVQQAVDSADLVIHQSEN; encoded by the exons ATGGCAGACCGGAAACGTAAACGCAATGTCCCACCTGCTTCTACACGCAGCCCAGCCCGCCCCGCCCCGACCGCCACACCCACTCGCACCCCACAGCCTCAAAGCCTGTACGAACATGGTAACAGCTCCCACTACAGTCGTAGACCTAACAGCGACACCTCTATGGTGACTGTTGGACAGGACTTTCAGCAGCTGGACCCTCGCTATGCACAGCAGATACAGGTGCCGCAGCAGCAACAAGACAACATTCCATTCAG GCATTCCCCGAGGGGCTCTCCAATTCCAAATGGGAGAAGTTCCCCACGGCCCGATGGCAGAGTGTCTCCCCATCCCAGTGGCAGAGTGTCTCCCCATCCCAGTGGCAGAGTTTCTCCCCATCCCAGTGGCAGAGTTTCTCCCCATCCCAGTGGCAGAGTTTCTCCCCGCCCCGTGTCTCCCCGCCCCAGGTCTCCCCGTCCCAGCACCCGGAACTCCCCACGCATCAGAGACAGACGATCAGCTCGCCTCGCTATGGGAGATGGAAACGATATCGGTCTCTCCCTCGGAGATATTGAAATGGGAACCG TCAATCCTGCGTTTTTAGAGGCGGGGAGCCCTACGCTGTCACCCAACGAGACACGTCGCTATTCCAGTGATTCCAGCGCCTCGTATCGGTCCAGTAACCCTGATGAAGATGAGATTATTGAAAGAGAGTTGATTGCCGCCAATCTGCAGGACCCTACCTCCGTCATAGGCATGCTGCCAAGCAGACAACTAG GACGCACACTATCCTCCGCGACCTCCAACAACAAATGGCTACGACAGCGCTCAAGAAAGTCGTTGAAGCGCGGCCGTTCAATGTCAGGACGCCACACCAACGACAACATCGGCATGGAGATGATGATTGACAGGATCCTGTCAGACGAGGACATGACGGACGGGACTGGGAGGGCGACCTTGAGGAGGAAGAAGACGATCAAGGGTATACAAGGGAGCATGGAAACCAAACGACGAGTCAG GGAACAGTGTGAGCGACGATCAgataaaagaaaaactaaatctGTCGGATGGTTTAAATACTGGCGTTATCAAGTGTCCTat GCATGGGAAAGTTTTAAGGAGTCCCTGAGTAATCTCACCTACTCGTTCGAGCTCTGGCGAGACCCGATCAAGAAGATTGAAGGTAACTTTGGCAGCGGCGTCACGTCTTACTTTGTCCTCCTCAAGTGGCTTCTCCTGCTGAACATTCCCGTCTTCATCATCTCCTTTGGGTTCATCACCATTCCCCAGCTCGTTTACCAACCAAGCGCCTCGCAGGAGAACCCCGAATCCTTCACAGGGGCAGAGATCTTGACTGGAGAG GGCTGGCTGACCAACACAGAGCTGTACTATGGATACTACACCAATGAAACCTTCAACAAGATCGGCAGTACGTATTGGAACATGCCAGTGGCATACCTGTTTGCCAGTAGTGGATACCTACTGCTCATCTTCATCGTCTTGGCACAAGG TATGTCAAAGACATATCGTGAATACTACATAACTGGGGATCGAAGTCACAACTTCTACACCAGCAAAGTGTTCAGTGGTTGGGATTACAGTATTACGTCTGAAAGCACTTCTCAACTCAAGCAGCGGAGTAACTACTTAGAGCTAGCG gaaCAACTAGCATCCCACCACGTTAGGAGGAATCAGAACTGCGGAGCATACTGTCTTAAGATTCTACTGAGACTGTTTATGAATATCGTGGTCCTCGGAATTATTGCCGGAGCATCTTATCTTATATTCCATGTGTACAGGGAGAAAACATTCGCG ACTGATATTCCAGTTATAGGGGATCTTGCTATTGCTCTCTTTGTGAGTGTGTACAATCTCGTTCTCCCGTACATCTTCAGCGTGATCGGATACATAGAGAAATATGAAAACCCTCGTACAACGCTCTACTTCTCGCTTTTCAG GACATTCTTGATGAAGGCGACCATTTTGATTGTGTTGGTGTATCACTGGTTCAATCAGTTTGATCAATGCGATGGGAATAGCGCAGGCGCACTTCCTTGTGAG tGTTGGGAGACATTTCTTGGTACTGAGGTATACAAGCTGGTCATAGTGGATCTCATCATACAAACACTCTCAACTTTCTTCCTTGAGTTTATAAGAAG GATTGGTCGTGACTATTTCTGTAAATGGTTTGCATCGCCGGAGTTTGACATAGCAAGAAACACCATGGACTTAATTCAGTCTCAGACAtatacttg GATTGGAATGTTCTTTGCACCTCTCCTGATGATCATCTGCATCGTCAAACTGATTCTTCTCTTCTACATCAAGCAG CTGAGTGTATTGTACAATTGCAAGCCTTCCCTTCATCCTTGGCGTGCTGGACTTGCCCAGACCCTCTTCATCTTGATTCTCTTCCTGATGTATGCAATCTGCGTCTGCTGTGTGGGATACAGTATGGTCAA TACCAAGCCATCGATGGAGTGCGGCCCCTTCCGAGGGTTGAACTCTCCATTTGATGTCTGGACACAGCTGGTCAACAAATGGGATGAGAGCCAAAAAGTTTggaaattcatcatcacgttcATGACAACGCAGGGAGTGGTGGCTGGTTTAATCATTCTCCTTTG TTTGGCCGTATACTACTTCAAAACTTTAACCGAGGGACGTCGAGCTACTGTCAAACGCCTTAAACAACAAATTACTCTG GAGGGAAAAGACAAGCTCTTCTTACTCAAGATGCTGCAGAATGCTATCAAGAATCGGACGTCAATCAACCGAGGGGCTAGCACCTCAGCAGAAGCCGCAGCGGCCATCCCGCCACCGATGGTCAAACAGAAACCCAAGAAGTCTCACGCTAAGATAAGAACTGGACACACAGCACTCTCACCTCAGGTTCAACAAGCAGTGGACAGTGCCGATTTGGTCATTCATCAGTCGGAAAACTGA